In the Variovorax sp. S12S4 genome, one interval contains:
- a CDS encoding OmpA family protein, whose protein sequence is MQTKNTPKRLALGATALAALTILTGCGSLHDERYNWCQGQNCALTPVVTPAPAPAPAPVPPTTRRVNLSADTLFRFDRSAAADMLPQGRAELDALARALQSPEMQVQSLTITGHTDRLGDEAYNDRLALQRANTVRDYLKAAGVRAPMEVRSMGEREPVTRDCQGLQRSPRLVACLQPDRRVVVDILGMAQGK, encoded by the coding sequence ATGCAAACGAAGAACACACCGAAACGTCTGGCGCTGGGCGCCACGGCCCTGGCCGCGCTCACGATCCTCACGGGCTGCGGCAGCCTGCACGACGAGCGCTACAACTGGTGCCAGGGGCAGAACTGCGCGCTCACGCCGGTGGTGACGCCGGCGCCCGCGCCCGCCCCGGCCCCGGTCCCGCCGACGACGCGGCGGGTGAACCTGAGCGCGGACACGCTGTTCCGGTTCGACCGCTCGGCCGCGGCGGACATGCTGCCGCAGGGCCGCGCCGAGCTGGACGCACTGGCGCGTGCCTTGCAGAGCCCGGAGATGCAGGTGCAGAGCCTGACGATCACGGGGCACACGGACCGGCTGGGGGACGAGGCCTACAACGACCGGCTGGCGCTGCAGCGTGCGAACACGGTGCGCGACTACCTGAAGGCCGCGGGCGTGCGCGCGCCGATGGAGGTGCGCTCGATGGGCGAGCGCGAGCCGGTGACGCGCGACTGCCAGGGGCTGCAGCGCTCGCCGCGCTTGGTGGCTTGCCTGCAGCCGGATCGGCGCGTGGTGGTGGACATCCTGGGGATGGCGCAGGGGAAGTAG
- a CDS encoding autotransporter family protein, whose protein sequence is MNNSVVVAQTLGSGNAYATMSGGTATTNAASASVVAVVTGTGNAIASQTGGALIGNGAGGGGLAASNSGTGPGFANASMTGGSIVMQGAGGYGILARNRGTGAATASMDAAASTITTLQAGTYGIYSAITNATNTATATTALLNGRVSTAGAGAHGLYSQTDGTGLAQVAMAAGTVTATGLNADGLRAASAGGTYQVDATGGSVTSGSGTAAAIHTLAAAGGTVNIGAAAVVNGAASGIAIRDGDAAGTGTDTLGGNAIVTTAGAVTGDAILGLGNDSLALTGGSFSGNIYGDDRTASAADGNDTFTWTGGTLAGGFYGQNGSDTALVSAAGYNGSTILDGGDDVSAADGWVDKLTLQGVTATAGGDTLRNWETITLDNTRLTLAGAPLAVGSGTDAGGAPMGLFIQPTSSVFMGQPAFTLTGDLHNAGLLDLRNPAGTPGNALTVNGNYAGANGLVRINTALGSDASATDKLVVNGNTSGTTRVLVANTGGAGAATVNGIQVVQVSGTSSEGNFTLAAPVQAGAYEYGLHRGGRTDGDANSFYLSSVYQTPVPIPVPVPGAPAPAPAPIPVPAPEVLRPAVPGYVMGQVATQELGLGLLGTLHQRVGEQQTFKWDHCGCDDKAPADQAWMRLHAQRLDLDGKRQFGFEQEMQFFQFGKDLAIRYSGDAGDKSRSHTGLSVGYGRTSTNFNDRRRGDAGMGYDTGKMKGQMLTLGAYHTRYADNGSYLDLVGQLHAVQNKYTDKYGGEGTQKGTGGGLSVEVGRPWQIGDSQWLIEPQAQLSYQLTRYRGFADNISTVDGFTSQSLRGRLGARLAWNDKAERGEKLTRTNTFYVTANVLHEFKDPKGVTIGNTTVNEQWAKQTWAELGVGAQLPLSKAAYLYGGVQYQRSLSGKGREGVSGQLGVKVAW, encoded by the coding sequence TTGAACAACTCGGTCGTTGTGGCCCAGACACTGGGCTCCGGCAATGCTTACGCCACCATGTCTGGCGGCACCGCGACAACAAACGCCGCCAGCGCGAGCGTTGTCGCTGTCGTCACCGGAACCGGCAACGCGATTGCCAGCCAGACGGGAGGGGCATTGATCGGCAACGGAGCGGGTGGGGGCGGGCTGGCCGCGAGCAACTCGGGTACCGGCCCGGGTTTCGCGAACGCGTCGATGACGGGTGGCAGCATCGTGATGCAGGGCGCCGGCGGCTACGGCATCCTGGCCCGTAACAGGGGCACGGGCGCGGCAACGGCAAGCATGGACGCCGCAGCTTCGACGATCACCACGTTGCAAGCCGGTACCTACGGGATCTATTCCGCGATCACAAACGCAACCAATACGGCCACCGCCACCACCGCGCTCTTGAACGGCAGAGTCAGCACCGCAGGCGCCGGCGCGCACGGCCTGTACAGCCAGACCGACGGCACCGGGCTGGCTCAGGTCGCTATGGCCGCGGGCACTGTGACGGCCACAGGCCTCAATGCCGACGGCCTGCGCGCCGCCTCCGCTGGGGGCACCTACCAGGTCGACGCCACGGGCGGCAGCGTGACCAGCGGCTCGGGCACCGCCGCCGCCATCCACACGCTGGCGGCAGCAGGCGGCACCGTCAACATCGGCGCGGCCGCAGTGGTCAATGGCGCCGCCTCCGGCATCGCCATCCGCGACGGCGACGCGGCCGGTACCGGCACCGACACCCTCGGCGGCAACGCCATCGTCACCACCGCCGGCGCCGTCACCGGCGACGCCATCCTGGGCCTGGGCAACGACAGCCTGGCGCTCACCGGCGGCAGCTTCAGCGGCAACATCTACGGCGACGACCGCACCGCCAGCGCGGCCGACGGCAACGACACCTTCACCTGGACCGGCGGCACCCTGGCGGGCGGCTTCTACGGCCAGAACGGCTCGGACACCGCCCTGGTGTCCGCCGCCGGCTACAACGGCAGCACCATCCTGGACGGCGGCGACGACGTCTCGGCCGCCGACGGCTGGGTCGACAAGCTCACCCTGCAAGGCGTGACCGCCACCGCCGGCGGCGACACCCTGCGCAACTGGGAAACCATCACCCTGGACAACACCCGCCTGACCCTGGCCGGCGCACCGCTGGCCGTGGGCAGCGGCACCGACGCCGGCGGCGCCCCGATGGGCCTGTTCATCCAGCCCACCAGCAGCGTGTTCATGGGCCAGCCGGCCTTCACCCTCACCGGCGACCTGCACAACGCGGGACTGCTGGACCTGCGCAACCCCGCCGGCACGCCCGGCAACGCGCTCACCGTCAACGGCAACTACGCCGGTGCCAACGGCCTGGTGCGGATCAACACCGCTCTGGGCAGCGACGCCAGCGCCACCGACAAGCTGGTGGTCAACGGCAACACCAGCGGCACCACCCGCGTGCTGGTGGCCAACACCGGCGGCGCCGGCGCCGCCACCGTCAACGGCATCCAGGTGGTCCAAGTCTCCGGCACCTCTTCGGAAGGCAACTTCACCCTGGCCGCCCCCGTGCAGGCCGGCGCCTACGAGTACGGCCTGCACCGCGGCGGGCGCACCGACGGCGACGCCAACAGCTTCTACCTGAGCAGCGTCTACCAAACGCCGGTACCCATTCCGGTGCCGGTGCCCGGCGCCCCCGCGCCTGCCCCCGCTCCCATCCCGGTCCCCGCCCCCGAGGTGCTGCGCCCCGCCGTGCCCGGCTATGTGATGGGCCAGGTCGCCACCCAGGAACTGGGCCTGGGCTTGCTGGGCACGCTGCACCAGCGCGTGGGCGAGCAGCAGACCTTCAAGTGGGACCACTGCGGCTGCGACGACAAGGCGCCCGCCGACCAGGCGTGGATGCGCCTGCATGCGCAGCGCCTGGACCTGGACGGCAAGCGCCAGTTCGGCTTCGAGCAGGAGATGCAGTTCTTCCAGTTTGGCAAGGACCTGGCCATCCGCTACAGCGGCGACGCCGGCGACAAGTCGCGCAGCCACACCGGCCTGAGCGTGGGCTACGGGCGCACCAGCACCAACTTCAACGACCGCCGCCGCGGCGACGCGGGCATGGGCTACGACACCGGCAAGATGAAGGGCCAGATGCTCACCCTGGGCGCGTACCACACGCGCTACGCCGACAACGGCAGCTACCTGGACCTGGTCGGCCAGCTGCATGCGGTGCAGAACAAGTACACCGACAAGTACGGCGGCGAGGGCACGCAAAAGGGCACCGGCGGCGGGCTGAGCGTGGAAGTGGGCCGCCCCTGGCAGATCGGCGACAGCCAGTGGCTGATCGAGCCGCAGGCGCAGCTGAGCTACCAGCTCACGCGCTACCGCGGCTTTGCGGACAACATCTCCACGGTGGACGGCTTCACCAGCCAGAGCCTGCGCGGTCGCCTGGGCGCGCGCCTGGCCTGGAACGACAAGGCCGAGCGCGGCGAGAAGCTCACGCGCACCAACACCTTCTATGTGACGGCCAACGTGCTGCACGAGTTCAAGGACCCCAAGGGCGTGACCATCGGCAACACCACGGTGAACGAGCAATGGGCCAAGCAGACCTGGGCCGAGCTGGGCGTGGGCGCGCAGCTGCCGCTGAGCAAGGCGGCCTACCTGTACGGCGGGGTGCAGTACCAGCGCTCGCTCAGCGGCAAGGGCCGCGAAGGGGTCTCGGGGCAATTGGGCGTGAAGGTGGCGTGGTGA
- a CDS encoding ESPR domain-containing protein gives MNRSFRSIWNEALGAWVAASEVCSARGKKSSSATLGAVVLATAAFGGASSAWAANECGAVAVGGTVICNGDGTPVGDANPNTTGIAYGTDGITVILDGTAAPFTIAPITAPITANAVYSGGSGTGNRLVEVNGPVTINLTTPAGNPVSGAAWAVLANSLSSGAGGDATIVINGANITSKGENAMGVATSVVGSGNATSILNSGSISTTGTQGSGVGLLAETHGIGTATVTVNGGSINTGTAGAGRTRLTPWRGAMAMPWPP, from the coding sequence ATGAACCGGTCATTTAGAAGCATCTGGAATGAGGCGCTCGGCGCCTGGGTAGCGGCCAGCGAGGTTTGCAGTGCGCGCGGCAAGAAGTCTTCGAGCGCTACGCTCGGCGCGGTTGTCTTGGCCACTGCGGCCTTCGGCGGCGCATCGTCCGCCTGGGCGGCCAACGAGTGCGGAGCTGTCGCCGTTGGTGGAACCGTCATCTGCAACGGTGACGGAACGCCGGTGGGGGACGCGAACCCGAACACCACGGGCATTGCATATGGCACCGACGGCATCACTGTCATCCTGGACGGCACCGCGGCACCCTTCACCATTGCGCCGATCACTGCGCCGATAACCGCCAATGCTGTCTATTCGGGCGGTAGCGGCACAGGCAATCGACTGGTCGAAGTCAACGGGCCCGTCACGATCAATCTGACCACCCCGGCGGGCAATCCTGTGTCCGGTGCAGCCTGGGCTGTGCTGGCCAACTCACTCTCAAGCGGCGCTGGCGGTGATGCGACCATCGTCATCAATGGTGCGAACATCACCAGCAAAGGCGAGAACGCCATGGGCGTCGCCACCAGCGTCGTGGGTAGCGGCAATGCAACCTCGATCCTCAACAGCGGTTCCATCTCCACCACTGGCACGCAAGGCTCAGGGGTCGGTCTGCTTGCAGAAACGCACGGTATCGGCACAGCGACGGTCACGGTGAACGGTGGTTCGATCAATACCGGCACTGCGGGGGCGGGTCGCACGCGGCTTACGCCTTGGCGTGGGGCAATGGCGATGCCGTGGCCACCATGA
- a CDS encoding alpha/beta fold hydrolase: MRISRRTFNAAGSIFSILSAAGCGGGGSGGGGGSGNGAWPAAPSFASGAETSGLVSVNGKNLYHESVGKGIPVVFLHGGLGLSHEYFRPFIDPLADNARLICYDQLGQGKSDRPTSYDELSFERLSSDCDALTRAVGIEKFVLVGHSYGGFIALDFALRFPHRLAGLVLSCTAPDTASFQRNPLGGTPAQQAALGQLLLAPASSDEDLRKKWTEVAPLYYKNANPPAGVIADVDQRTIYSAGAFNRGNQLLASYNLVSRLPSINVPTAVHYGAGDIWRFGDDEKLAKNIPGATLKYFANSGHWPFQEEPAEFIRYMRSFIASLPG; this comes from the coding sequence GTGAGAATCAGCCGACGTACGTTCAATGCAGCGGGATCCATTTTTTCAATTTTGAGCGCCGCAGGTTGTGGCGGAGGCGGTAGTGGAGGTGGGGGTGGAAGTGGCAATGGCGCCTGGCCCGCCGCACCGTCATTCGCCTCTGGCGCCGAGACCTCGGGGCTCGTTTCCGTCAACGGAAAAAACCTTTACCACGAGAGCGTGGGAAAGGGAATTCCGGTTGTCTTTCTGCACGGCGGTCTGGGGTTGAGTCATGAGTACTTTCGCCCTTTCATCGATCCACTTGCCGACAATGCCCGGCTCATCTGCTATGACCAACTGGGGCAGGGCAAATCGGATCGGCCCACCAGCTATGACGAGCTGAGTTTCGAGCGCCTGAGTTCCGATTGCGATGCATTGACCCGAGCGGTTGGCATCGAAAAATTCGTTCTTGTTGGTCATTCCTACGGCGGATTTATCGCACTCGACTTTGCGCTCCGTTTTCCCCACCGCCTGGCAGGCCTGGTGCTGTCATGCACCGCGCCGGATACCGCTTCTTTCCAGCGCAATCCATTGGGCGGAACGCCTGCTCAGCAGGCAGCGCTAGGTCAATTGCTGCTGGCTCCGGCCAGCAGTGATGAGGACCTTCGTAAAAAATGGACAGAGGTAGCGCCTTTGTATTACAAAAATGCGAACCCGCCCGCCGGGGTTATTGCAGATGTCGACCAAAGGACGATCTACTCCGCCGGGGCATTCAATCGTGGCAATCAGCTCCTGGCCAGCTACAACCTTGTTTCGCGCCTGCCGTCGATCAATGTACCTACCGCCGTCCACTACGGCGCTGGCGATATCTGGCGTTTTGGCGACGATGAGAAGCTGGCAAAGAATATCCCGGGAGCGACCCTGAAGTACTTCGCCAACAGCGGGCATTGGCCGTTTCAGGAAGAGCCCGCGGAGTTCATTCGCTATATGAGAAGTTTTATTGCTAGCCTGCCGGGCTGA